The Streptomyces camelliae genome window below encodes:
- a CDS encoding PPA1309 family protein: MSNTPMAASPLTRAVLEIDEYVSGLGWDQPARLFALVDTARLRTQEPALAAQLGLEAESETAGLTPIEQDELPSGKPLDDFLGTIAWPDAVAGCALSVERLMLPPSAEAQVPQNLSEAKLAKWVAQHPERQEVRMTVAVLRDGSRESAIRLREKDTPTEVLTGPDLVPALAEALTATFAD, translated from the coding sequence ATGTCCAACACTCCCATGGCAGCGAGCCCGCTCACCCGGGCCGTACTCGAAATCGACGAGTACGTCTCCGGCCTCGGCTGGGACCAGCCCGCTCGCCTCTTCGCCCTTGTCGACACCGCGCGGCTGCGGACCCAGGAACCCGCGCTCGCGGCCCAGCTGGGCCTGGAGGCCGAGTCCGAGACCGCCGGTCTCACCCCGATCGAGCAGGACGAGCTCCCGTCCGGCAAGCCGCTCGACGACTTCCTCGGCACCATCGCCTGGCCCGACGCGGTGGCCGGCTGCGCGCTCTCGGTGGAGCGCCTGATGCTGCCGCCGTCCGCCGAGGCGCAGGTCCCGCAGAACCTGAGCGAGGCCAAGCTGGCCAAGTGGGTCGCCCAGCACCCCGAGCGCCAGGAGGTGCGGATGACGGTCGCGGTGCTGCGCGACGGCAGCCGCGAGTCGGCGATCCGGCTGCGCGAGAAGGACACCCCGACGGAGGTCCTCACCGGCCCGGACCTGGTGCCCGCCCTGGCGGAGGCCCTGACGGCGACGTTCGCGGACTGA
- a CDS encoding YlbL family protein has product MPRRTATMLASTLMLIALLCAGVLIPVPYAEMSPGPTVNTLGEHDGEPVLQINGHKTYEASGHLNMTTVRVTSADFRMNLVEAVYGWLDPDTKIVPHDTLYPNGTTEEQSTQQNAEEFSQSQESAKVAALKELGIPVKSWVIVSTVVKGSPAEGKLHAGDVIKAVDGTAVKQPSDVATLVTKHKAGQDVVFTVVPAKDQAAAEKAHKTATATQDVTLTTKASDDSGPKRAIVGISAGTDHTFPFTIDIKLADVGGPSAGLMFALGIYDKLTPGDLTGGKFVAGTGTIDDNGTVGPIGGVEMKTVGARERGAQYFLTPADNCAAAAKDTPGGLTLVKVKTIGDALGALKDIRTGNTGALPRCTTKG; this is encoded by the coding sequence ATGCCACGCCGCACCGCGACGATGCTCGCCTCCACCCTGATGCTGATCGCGCTCCTGTGCGCCGGAGTGCTCATCCCCGTGCCCTACGCGGAGATGTCGCCCGGCCCGACCGTGAACACGCTGGGGGAGCACGACGGCGAGCCGGTGCTGCAGATCAACGGGCACAAGACGTACGAGGCGAGCGGCCACCTGAACATGACCACGGTCCGGGTGACCAGCGCGGACTTCCGCATGAACCTGGTGGAGGCGGTCTACGGCTGGCTGGACCCCGACACCAAGATCGTGCCGCACGACACGCTCTACCCGAACGGCACGACGGAGGAGCAGTCCACCCAGCAGAACGCCGAGGAGTTCAGCCAGTCCCAGGAGAGCGCCAAGGTCGCCGCCCTGAAGGAGCTGGGCATCCCGGTGAAGTCCTGGGTGATCGTCTCCACCGTCGTCAAGGGCTCCCCGGCCGAGGGCAAACTGCACGCCGGTGACGTGATCAAGGCCGTCGACGGCACGGCGGTCAAGCAGCCGTCCGACGTCGCCACGCTCGTCACGAAGCACAAGGCCGGCCAGGACGTCGTCTTCACCGTCGTCCCCGCCAAGGACCAGGCCGCCGCGGAGAAGGCGCACAAGACGGCGACCGCGACCCAGGACGTCACCCTCACCACGAAGGCGTCCGACGACAGCGGGCCCAAGCGGGCCATCGTCGGCATCTCCGCCGGGACCGACCACACCTTTCCGTTCACCATCGACATCAAGCTCGCCGACGTCGGCGGCCCCAGTGCCGGTCTGATGTTCGCCCTCGGGATCTACGACAAGCTCACCCCGGGCGACCTCACGGGCGGCAAGTTCGTCGCCGGCACCGGGACGATCGACGACAACGGCACCGTCGGCCCGATCGGCGGCGTCGAGATGAAGACCGTCGGCGCGCGCGAGCGGGGCGCCCAGTACTTCCTGACCCCCGCCGACAACTGCGCGGCCGCCGCCAAGGACACCCCGGGCGGGCTGACGCTGGTGAAGGTCAAGACGATCGGCGACGCGCTCGGCGCCCTCAAGGACATCCGCACCGGGAACACCGGCGCGCTGCCCAGGTGCACCACCAAGGGCTGA
- a CDS encoding molybdenum cofactor biosynthesis protein MoaE codes for MAHVNDHPGERAAQDPIKLIAVRETALSVDEVFRAVGDDAAGGVALFVGTVRNHDSGADVDALGYSCHPSAEAEMRRIAEKVAADYPVRALAAVHRVGDLRVGDLAVVVGVSCPHRAEAFEACRKLIDDLKHEVPIWKHQRFSDGTEEWVGAC; via the coding sequence ATGGCACACGTGAACGACCATCCCGGTGAGCGGGCGGCGCAGGATCCCATCAAGCTGATCGCCGTCCGGGAGACCGCGCTCTCCGTGGACGAGGTGTTCCGGGCCGTCGGGGACGACGCGGCCGGGGGCGTCGCGCTGTTCGTGGGGACCGTGCGGAACCACGACTCGGGCGCCGACGTGGACGCGCTCGGATACTCCTGCCACCCCAGTGCCGAGGCCGAGATGCGGCGCATAGCGGAGAAGGTCGCGGCCGACTATCCGGTACGGGCGCTGGCCGCCGTGCACCGGGTGGGGGACCTCCGGGTGGGAGACCTCGCCGTGGTCGTCGGCGTGTCGTGCCCGCACCGCGCGGAGGCCTTCGAGGCCTGCCGCAAGCTGATCGACGACCTCAAGCACGAGGTTCCGATCTGGAAGCACCAGAGGTTCTCCGACGGAACCGAGGAGTGGGTCGGGGCCTGCTGA
- a CDS encoding SDR family oxidoreductase: MSSPDPQVRAARNPSTPPAARGPVVAVTGAAGGVGALLTERLAASEEIKQVIAIDERRGECAEAQWHILDVRDPAIADKLRGAHVVVHLALDLDLETDPAARTAYNVRGTQTVLTAAAAAGVHRVVLCTSAMVYGALPDNELPLSEDAELRATAEATGVGDLLEIERLARRAPRAHPGLNVTVVRPAVLVGGTDTALTRYFESPRLLVVAGSRPAWQFCHVEDLCGALEYAVLEKVDGELAVGCDGWLEQEEVEELSGIRRMELPSAVALGAAARLHRIGLTPSPAGDLAYTMYPWVVSGSRLHDAGWRPRWTNEEVLAELLEEVSGRHTVAGRRLGRKDATAAGAAGATVALLGAAAVVRRARKARRRL, translated from the coding sequence GTGAGTTCCCCAGATCCGCAGGTTCGCGCAGCGCGAAACCCGTCAACCCCTCCCGCAGCGCGCGGACCCGTCGTAGCGGTCACCGGCGCCGCCGGCGGGGTCGGCGCCCTGCTCACCGAGCGGCTCGCCGCCTCCGAGGAGATCAAGCAGGTCATCGCGATCGACGAGCGGCGCGGCGAGTGCGCCGAGGCGCAGTGGCACATCCTCGACGTCCGCGACCCGGCCATCGCGGACAAGCTGCGGGGCGCCCACGTGGTCGTCCACCTCGCGCTCGACCTGGACCTGGAGACCGATCCGGCCGCTCGCACCGCTTACAACGTCCGGGGGACCCAGACCGTCCTCACGGCCGCCGCGGCCGCCGGCGTGCACCGGGTCGTGCTGTGCACCTCGGCGATGGTCTACGGCGCCCTGCCGGACAACGAGCTGCCGCTGTCGGAGGACGCCGAGCTGCGCGCGACCGCCGAGGCCACCGGCGTCGGGGACCTGCTGGAGATCGAGCGGCTGGCCCGGCGCGCGCCACGCGCGCATCCCGGGCTCAACGTCACCGTCGTACGGCCCGCCGTGCTGGTCGGGGGAACGGACACCGCGCTGACCCGGTACTTCGAGTCGCCGCGGCTGCTCGTCGTCGCCGGGTCGCGGCCCGCGTGGCAGTTCTGCCATGTCGAGGACCTGTGCGGCGCGCTGGAGTACGCCGTGCTGGAGAAGGTCGACGGGGAGCTGGCCGTCGGCTGCGACGGGTGGCTGGAGCAGGAGGAGGTCGAGGAGCTGAGCGGGATCCGGCGGATGGAGCTGCCGTCGGCGGTCGCGCTCGGCGCCGCGGCCCGGCTGCACCGGATCGGGCTCACGCCGTCCCCGGCCGGGGACCTGGCCTACACGATGTACCCCTGGGTGGTCAGCGGGAGCAGGCTGCACGACGCCGGGTGGCGGCCGCGCTGGACCAACGAGGAGGTCCTCGCGGAGCTGCTGGAGGAGGTCTCCGGGCGGCACACGGTGGCCGGGCGCCGGCTCGGCCGCAAGGACGCCACGGCCGCCGGTGCGGCCGGGGCCACGGTGGCCCTGCTGGGCGCCGCCGCCGTCGTACGGCGGGCTCGCAAGGCTCGGCGGCGCCTCTGA
- a CDS encoding zinc-dependent metalloprotease translates to MSDTPFGFGLPPEEPDDGDEGKKKDQQSGGGQGPANPFGFGGLPGAGGLGGPGADNPLAAMFGSLNPTDLGAAFQQLGQMLSYEGGPVNWEMAKQIARQTVAQGSPDGTKDASVGPSERKAVEEAVRLADLWLDDATSLPSGSASAVAWSRAEWVEATLPAWQELVDPVAERVGAAMGDVLPEEMQAMAGPLIGMMRSMGGAMFGTQIGQAVGVLAGEVVGSTDIGLPLGPAGKAALLPANVEAFGKDLGVPQEEVRLYLALREAAHQRLFAHVPWLRSHLFGAVDGYARGIKVDTAKLEDVVGQFDPQNPEQLQDALQQGMFQPEDTPEQKAALARLETALALVEGWVDAVVHAAAKPRLSSADALRETLRRRRATGGPAEQTFATLIGLELRPRRLRDASRLWASLTDARGVDGRDGLWAHPDMLPTATDLDDPDGFVHREQLDFSELDKMLGEAADKPDLHKKDDGSKGDDAE, encoded by the coding sequence GTGAGTGACACCCCATTCGGATTCGGCCTTCCGCCGGAGGAGCCGGACGACGGCGACGAGGGCAAGAAGAAGGACCAGCAGAGCGGTGGTGGTCAGGGACCGGCCAACCCGTTCGGCTTCGGCGGCCTGCCCGGAGCCGGGGGCTTGGGCGGTCCCGGCGCCGACAATCCGCTCGCAGCGATGTTCGGTTCCCTGAACCCCACCGACCTGGGCGCCGCGTTCCAGCAGCTCGGCCAGATGCTCTCCTACGAGGGCGGCCCGGTGAACTGGGAGATGGCCAAGCAGATCGCCCGCCAGACGGTCGCCCAGGGCAGCCCGGACGGCACGAAGGACGCCAGCGTCGGCCCCTCCGAGCGCAAGGCCGTCGAGGAGGCCGTCCGCCTGGCCGACCTGTGGCTGGACGACGCGACGTCCCTGCCGTCGGGCTCCGCCTCGGCGGTGGCCTGGTCCCGCGCGGAATGGGTCGAGGCGACGCTGCCCGCGTGGCAGGAGCTGGTCGACCCGGTCGCCGAGCGGGTCGGCGCGGCCATGGGCGATGTCCTGCCGGAGGAGATGCAGGCCATGGCGGGCCCGCTGATCGGCATGATGCGCTCGATGGGCGGCGCCATGTTCGGCACGCAGATCGGTCAGGCCGTCGGCGTGCTCGCGGGTGAGGTCGTCGGCTCCACCGACATCGGCCTGCCGCTCGGCCCGGCCGGCAAGGCCGCGCTGCTCCCGGCCAACGTGGAGGCCTTCGGCAAGGACCTCGGTGTGCCGCAGGAGGAGGTGCGGCTGTATCTGGCCCTGCGCGAGGCGGCCCACCAGCGCCTGTTCGCGCACGTGCCGTGGCTGCGCTCGCACCTGTTCGGCGCGGTCGACGGCTACGCGCGCGGGATCAAGGTCGACACCGCCAAGCTGGAGGACGTGGTCGGCCAGTTCGACCCGCAGAACCCCGAGCAGCTGCAGGACGCGCTGCAGCAGGGCATGTTCCAGCCCGAGGACACGCCCGAGCAGAAGGCCGCCCTGGCGCGTCTGGAGACGGCTCTGGCGCTTGTCGAGGGCTGGGTGGACGCGGTGGTGCACGCGGCCGCGAAGCCGCGGCTGTCGTCCGCCGACGCGCTGCGCGAGACCCTGCGCCGGCGCCGCGCGACCGGTGGCCCGGCGGAGCAGACGTTCGCCACGCTGATCGGCCTGGAGCTGCGCCCGCGCCGGCTGCGCGACGCCTCCCGCCTGTGGGCCTCGCTCACGGACGCGCGCGGGGTCGACGGCCGCGACGGCCTGTGGGCCCACCCGGACATGCTGCCGACGGCGACCGACCTGGACGACCCGGACGGCTTCGTGCACCGCGAGCAGCTGGACTTCTCCGAGCTGGACAAGATGCTCGGGGAAGCCGCCGACAAGCCCGACCTGCACAAGAAGGACGACGGCAGCAAGGGCGACGACGCCGAGTGA
- a CDS encoding NUDIX hydrolase, translating into MSLYDDAVLVLKAYEGQEELCQAYLDHLAAHPDGLWKACHAGHITASALVIDPSRERVLLTLHKKLRMWLQMGGHCEPEDTSLEAAALREATEESGVAGLSLLPGGPVRLDRHPIPAPCHWHFDVQYAVLAPPGAVHTISDESLDLRWFAYDEVADAADESVVRLLEATRARL; encoded by the coding sequence GTGAGCCTGTACGACGACGCGGTCCTCGTGCTGAAGGCGTACGAGGGCCAGGAAGAGCTGTGCCAGGCCTATCTGGACCATCTGGCGGCCCACCCGGACGGCCTGTGGAAGGCATGTCACGCGGGCCACATCACGGCGAGCGCCCTGGTGATCGACCCCTCGCGCGAGCGCGTGCTGCTGACACTCCACAAGAAGCTCCGGATGTGGCTGCAGATGGGCGGCCACTGCGAGCCGGAGGACACCTCGCTGGAGGCGGCGGCCCTGCGGGAGGCGACCGAGGAGTCCGGCGTCGCCGGGCTGTCGCTGCTGCCCGGCGGCCCGGTCCGCCTGGACCGGCACCCGATCCCGGCGCCGTGTCACTGGCACTTCGACGTCCAGTACGCGGTCCTGGCCCCGCCGGGAGCGGTGCATACGATCAGCGACGAGTCCCTCGACCTGCGCTGGTTCGCCTACGACGAGGTGGCAGACGCAGCGGACGAGTCGGTCGTACGGCTGCTGGAAGCGACCCGCGCCAGGCTCTGA
- a CDS encoding AIM24 family protein, whose translation MQSPLFAHNDLQTQERWSLQNSQLLRVTLQGHDDILARKGSMVAYQGLMEFDAEYQSNNQARARAYTGEGLDLMRCHGQGTVYLANLAQHVHIMDVEQDGLTVDSSYVLAMDSSLHHEVIAVDSLYGISGSGKYQLNITGHGKVALMTSGAPLLMQVTPDRYVNCDADAIVAWSTGLRVQMQAQTHSSGVWRRRGNTGEGWELSFMGTGFALVQPSELLPPQNAVIGSGIAAQFGMGQQGARGQNQGNVWS comes from the coding sequence ATGCAGAGCCCGCTTTTCGCGCACAACGACCTCCAGACGCAGGAACGCTGGAGCCTTCAGAACTCACAGCTGCTCCGCGTCACCCTGCAGGGCCACGACGACATCCTCGCCCGCAAGGGCAGCATGGTCGCCTACCAGGGGCTGATGGAGTTCGACGCCGAGTACCAGAGCAACAACCAGGCACGCGCGCGTGCGTACACCGGCGAGGGCCTGGACCTGATGCGCTGTCACGGACAGGGCACGGTCTACCTCGCCAACCTCGCCCAGCACGTGCACATCATGGACGTCGAGCAGGACGGGCTGACCGTCGACAGCTCCTACGTCCTCGCCATGGACTCCTCGCTGCACCACGAGGTCATCGCCGTCGACAGCCTCTACGGCATCTCCGGCTCCGGGAAGTACCAGCTGAACATCACCGGGCACGGCAAGGTCGCCCTGATGACCTCGGGCGCGCCGCTGCTGATGCAGGTCACGCCGGACCGGTACGTCAACTGCGACGCGGACGCGATCGTCGCCTGGTCCACGGGGCTGCGGGTGCAGATGCAGGCCCAGACGCACTCCTCCGGGGTGTGGCGCCGGCGCGGCAACACCGGTGAGGGCTGGGAGCTGAGCTTCATGGGGACCGGGTTCGCGCTCGTCCAGCCCAGCGAGCTGCTGCCGCCGCAGAACGCGGTGATCGGGTCGGGCATCGCCGCCCAGTTCGGCATGGGCCAGCAGGGGGCGCGCGGGCAGAACCAGGGGAACGTCTGGAGCTAG
- a CDS encoding AIM24 family protein yields MNQPLAGYAPAPVTARMENHGQHMLKVAMQTGNDLLARVGSMVAYEGFVQYEPNPPAVRQIARDWITGEGAPLMKCTGDGLLYLADYGANVVVINLNGDGISVNATNLLAFDAHLSWGVERVKGLAKFAGQGLWNTKISGQGWVALTSRGTPIVVDCGGGEDETYVDPDALVAWSPNLKVRGKRSFKAQSLIGRGSGEAYQMAFSGQGIVVVQPSEDSTDRLRIRG; encoded by the coding sequence ATGAACCAGCCGCTCGCGGGCTACGCCCCCGCACCCGTCACCGCCCGCATGGAGAACCACGGCCAGCACATGCTGAAGGTCGCCATGCAGACCGGAAACGACCTCCTCGCGCGCGTGGGGTCGATGGTCGCCTACGAAGGCTTCGTCCAGTACGAGCCGAACCCGCCGGCCGTGCGCCAGATCGCCCGGGACTGGATCACCGGCGAGGGCGCGCCCCTGATGAAGTGCACCGGTGACGGACTGCTCTACCTCGCCGACTACGGCGCCAACGTCGTCGTGATCAATCTCAACGGCGACGGCATTTCCGTCAACGCGACCAACCTCCTCGCCTTCGACGCCCACCTGAGCTGGGGCGTGGAGCGGGTCAAGGGTCTGGCGAAGTTCGCCGGGCAGGGGCTGTGGAACACCAAGATCTCCGGGCAGGGCTGGGTCGCGCTGACCTCCCGGGGCACGCCGATCGTCGTCGACTGCGGCGGCGGCGAGGACGAGACGTACGTCGACCCCGACGCGCTGGTCGCCTGGTCGCCGAACCTGAAGGTGCGGGGCAAGCGCAGCTTCAAGGCGCAGTCGCTGATCGGCCGGGGCAGCGGCGAGGCCTACCAGATGGCCTTCTCCGGCCAGGGCATCGTCGTCGTCCAGCCCAGCGAGGACAGCACCGACCGCCTCCGGATCCGGGGCTGA
- a CDS encoding TerD family protein, whose protein sequence is MAREFQRGHKARISDLTAGTDLYVGVQISAPGLTFDISCFGLDGDERLSDDRYFVFFNQPKSPEESLQLLGAQAGDTESFRVTLDRIPSHIRKLSFTATIDGAGQMSQVAPGYLRIVAGGEEVARYSFNGAEFSTERAVMLGDIYLKDVWRFAAVGQGFDGGLEALLKNFGGEVLEEEAPATPQQSQPQQPQTGAAPGFAPPAQATAPPAFAAPAAPAPAPQSAAAQGFAPPAGGTPPQGFAAPTGHTPPQGFTPQPGQIPPGQTPPPAPAPNVHGAPTVIAPLSPPAAGTVQPPAPAPAPYGKPPQQQPYGQPPQQPSYGGQPGAPMPPGYGQQQPSYGGQPGAPMPPGYGQQQPYGQVPGQQPAGYGVPQGAPQAGAGVTAALQMFKETPTGQRWTLQNKKLVRVDLGIGGQPVLARQGSMVLYQGKVDFSYKGAGFAGRIVGHATGQEMQLMRCTGQGQVFLAENATQLHPIELQGDAICVSSENVLAFDESLHHEVRRIEGHGIPGGALFTMQFQGTGTIVVKTHGTPVVLPVTPTTFADCNAVVAWSAASQVIVSSQVRMRRNAYPGDTGESVNLQFRGAPGNFIVVQPYEV, encoded by the coding sequence ATGGCCAGGGAATTCCAACGGGGCCACAAGGCCAGGATCAGTGACCTCACGGCGGGCACGGATCTGTACGTAGGCGTGCAGATCTCCGCCCCCGGACTGACCTTCGACATCAGCTGCTTCGGTCTGGACGGCGACGAGCGCCTCTCGGACGACCGGTACTTCGTCTTCTTCAACCAGCCGAAGTCCCCCGAGGAGTCCCTCCAACTGCTGGGTGCCCAGGCGGGCGACACGGAGTCGTTCCGGGTCACCCTGGACCGGATCCCCTCGCACATCCGCAAGCTGTCCTTCACCGCGACCATCGACGGCGCCGGGCAGATGTCGCAGGTCGCCCCCGGCTACCTGCGCATCGTGGCGGGCGGCGAGGAGGTCGCGCGGTACTCGTTCAACGGCGCGGAGTTCTCCACCGAGCGGGCCGTGATGCTCGGTGACATCTACCTCAAGGACGTGTGGCGGTTCGCCGCCGTCGGACAGGGCTTCGACGGTGGTCTGGAGGCGCTGCTGAAGAACTTCGGCGGCGAGGTGCTGGAGGAGGAGGCCCCCGCCACCCCGCAGCAGTCGCAGCCGCAGCAGCCGCAGACCGGCGCCGCCCCCGGCTTCGCCCCGCCCGCCCAGGCCACAGCCCCGCCCGCGTTCGCCGCCCCGGCCGCCCCCGCCCCCGCACCACAGTCCGCCGCTGCCCAGGGCTTCGCCCCGCCGGCCGGTGGCACGCCCCCGCAGGGCTTCGCCGCACCGACCGGCCACACGCCCCCGCAGGGCTTCACCCCGCAGCCCGGTCAGATCCCGCCCGGCCAGACCCCGCCCCCGGCCCCTGCGCCGAACGTGCACGGCGCGCCCACGGTCATCGCCCCCCTGAGCCCGCCCGCCGCCGGTACGGTCCAGCCGCCCGCCCCGGCCCCCGCGCCGTACGGTAAGCCGCCTCAGCAGCAGCCGTACGGCCAGCCTCCGCAGCAGCCGTCGTACGGCGGTCAGCCGGGCGCGCCGATGCCGCCGGGCTACGGGCAGCAGCAGCCCTCCTACGGCGGCCAGCCGGGCGCCCCCATGCCCCCCGGCTACGGCCAGCAGCAGCCCTACGGTCAGGTCCCCGGGCAGCAGCCGGCCGGCTACGGAGTGCCGCAGGGCGCCCCGCAGGCCGGTGCCGGGGTCACGGCCGCGCTCCAGATGTTCAAGGAGACGCCCACCGGGCAGCGCTGGACGCTGCAGAACAAGAAGCTCGTCCGGGTCGACCTCGGCATCGGCGGGCAGCCCGTGCTGGCCCGGCAGGGCAGCATGGTGCTTTACCAGGGCAAGGTCGACTTCAGCTACAAGGGCGCCGGATTCGCCGGGCGCATCGTCGGTCACGCCACCGGCCAGGAGATGCAGCTGATGCGCTGCACCGGCCAGGGCCAGGTGTTCCTCGCCGAGAACGCCACCCAGCTGCACCCCATCGAGCTCCAGGGCGACGCGATCTGCGTGTCCTCGGAGAACGTCCTCGCCTTCGACGAGAGCCTGCACCACGAGGTCCGCCGGATCGAGGGCCACGGCATCCCCGGCGGCGCGCTGTTCACCATGCAGTTCCAGGGCACCGGGACGATCGTCGTCAAGACGCACGGCACGCCCGTCGTCCTGCCGGTCACGCCGACCACCTTCGCCGACTGCAACGCCGTCGTCGCCTGGTCGGCCGCCTCCCAGGTGATCGTCTCCAGCCAGGTCCGCATGCGCCGCAACGCCTACCCGGGCGACACCGGAGAGAGCGTCAACCTCCAGTTCCGGGGGGCGCCCGGCAACTTCATCGTCGTCCAGCCGTACGAGGTCTGA
- a CDS encoding M48 metallopeptidase family protein: MPADPLHRAGKPQRSTTSQPPSGSGASAIEVRRSARRRRTVSAYREGDRTVVLIPARMSKAEEQRWITVMLDKLAAQESKRVLGDAELAERAERLSAQYFDGRARPASVRWVTNQNTRWGSCTPAEGSIRLSHRLQGMPEYVVDYVLCHELAHLLVPGHGPDFWRLLEAYPRTERARGYLEGVVAAERLPHVPGARGE; the protein is encoded by the coding sequence GTGCCCGCCGACCCACTGCACCGCGCCGGAAAGCCACAGCGCAGCACGACGAGCCAGCCGCCCAGCGGCTCGGGGGCGAGCGCGATCGAGGTCCGCAGGAGTGCCCGGCGCCGCCGGACGGTCTCCGCGTACCGCGAGGGCGATCGCACCGTCGTACTGATCCCCGCCCGGATGTCCAAGGCGGAGGAGCAGCGCTGGATCACCGTCATGCTCGACAAACTCGCCGCCCAGGAGAGCAAACGGGTCCTCGGCGACGCCGAGCTGGCCGAGCGTGCCGAGCGGCTGTCGGCGCAGTACTTCGACGGCCGGGCGCGCCCCGCCTCCGTGCGCTGGGTCACCAACCAGAACACCCGCTGGGGTTCGTGTACGCCGGCCGAGGGCAGCATCCGGCTCTCGCACCGGCTGCAGGGGATGCCCGAGTACGTCGTCGACTACGTCCTCTGCCATGAGCTGGCGCATCTGCTGGTGCCCGGTCATGGGCCGGACTTCTGGCGGCTCTTGGAGGCCTATCCGCGTACCGAGCGGGCCCGTGGCTATCTCGAAGGGGTGGTCGCGGCCGAACGGCTGCCGCATGTGCCCGGCGCGCGCGGGGAGTGA
- a CDS encoding TOMM precursor leader peptide-binding protein yields the protein MHPVMKPALRRGWRDRDTVQFGMTPAHAVTLGPVDATTRGFLDLLNGTRGLPLLREEGHRMELPADRVDTLLKRLTRAGLVDDARGGGPAADALRAQDHVLQRLRPDLTSLSLTTAEPGGALARLAARRALRVRVEGAGRVGAVLASVLSGAGIGEVDVRDTGHVEPWDVAPGGLPADAVGERRDAAARAAVRRAAPDRPRRHAHSPGSGAREPGLSLVILTPRDDVSVYAPDPVATEPLMASGTPHLYAGVVEGTGVVGPLVLPGGSGCAGCLHFDRADRDPAWPRLIAQWRSAPARRVGACDLALATAVAGLAAAHALAFLDGRSPSGTGARWEASLPGLDWSARPVRPHPACGCGAAEKSTGKTKKKNGRQAGEKAKGEHVSTNEKPRATMAVQRPSTERRCETGAARPTGTWRAHV from the coding sequence ATGCATCCGGTGATGAAGCCCGCGCTGCGGCGTGGCTGGCGCGATCGCGACACGGTGCAGTTCGGGATGACTCCGGCGCACGCGGTGACGCTGGGACCGGTGGACGCGACGACACGCGGCTTCCTGGATCTGCTCAACGGCACGCGCGGACTGCCGCTGCTGCGCGAGGAGGGCCACCGCATGGAACTGCCGGCCGACCGGGTCGACACCCTGCTGAAGCGGCTCACCCGGGCCGGCCTCGTCGACGACGCGCGCGGCGGCGGACCGGCCGCGGACGCGCTGCGCGCACAGGACCACGTCCTGCAGCGGCTGCGCCCGGACCTCACCTCGCTGTCCCTGACCACGGCCGAGCCGGGCGGTGCGCTCGCCCGCCTCGCCGCCCGCCGCGCGCTCAGAGTGCGGGTGGAGGGCGCGGGACGGGTCGGCGCCGTGCTGGCATCGGTGCTGTCGGGCGCCGGCATCGGCGAGGTGGATGTGCGCGACACCGGACACGTGGAGCCCTGGGACGTGGCCCCGGGCGGACTGCCCGCCGACGCGGTCGGCGAGCGCCGCGACGCGGCGGCGCGGGCCGCCGTCCGCCGCGCGGCACCGGACCGCCCTCGGCGCCACGCCCACTCCCCCGGATCCGGCGCCCGCGAACCCGGCCTCTCCCTGGTGATCCTCACACCCCGCGACGACGTGAGCGTGTACGCACCGGACCCGGTCGCGACCGAGCCCCTGATGGCCTCCGGAACACCCCATCTGTACGCCGGTGTCGTGGAGGGCACGGGTGTCGTCGGACCGCTGGTCCTGCCCGGCGGGTCCGGCTGCGCCGGCTGTCTGCACTTCGACCGTGCGGACCGGGATCCGGCCTGGCCCCGGCTGATCGCACAGTGGCGGTCCGCGCCGGCCCGCCGGGTCGGGGCCTGCGATCTGGCGCTGGCCACGGCGGTCGCCGGACTGGCCGCGGCACACGCGCTGGCCTTCCTCGACGGGCGGTCGCCGTCCGGCACCGGGGCCCGCTGGGAGGCTTCTCTGCCCGGCCTGGACTGGTCCGCCCGACCGGTCCGGCCGCATCCGGCGTGCGGGTGCGGTGCGGCGGAGAAATCCACCGGGAAGACCAAGAAGAAGAACGGGAGGCAGGCCGGGGAGAAAGCCAAGGGGGAGCACGTCTCAACCAACGAGAAGCCACGCGCGACAATGGCGGTGCAACGGCCGTCGACGGAGCGACGATGCGAAACGGGCGCGGCGCGGCCGACTGGGACTTGGAGGGCGCATGTCTGA